The DNA sequence TTTCAATCGTGTCATGTGCTTTAAAATATGGGATAATCACTGATACAGATTTTTGATTTTTCTTCATTATTTAAAATACCTATTAGCATCTATCTCTCTGTTTTGCCATATCCTTTCTGAGTTGTTCATTACATATGTTTTGAATTCATGGTTTTCTATCCGGTTATAACATTGATCAATACAAAAGATTCGCTTGTTGTTATTATGTGCATCACTACCAATAATATGAAATTTTTTATGTGCAATCATATATTGAGCTGTATTTTTTGTTGATTCACCATAATCACCAAGTATCGAAGCCGCATTCATTTGAAGTAAACAGCCTTTCGCTGCTAGTTCATCTAAACGGTGAAGTTCTTCACGAATTACTGCATTGCGTTCTGGATGCGCAATGATTGGTGAATACCCTCTTTCAATAACAAAATCAATTAATTCATCAATATAGTATGGATAACTATCAAAGGGCAATTCTAATAAAATATAGCGATGACTTTGACCTAGAGTCAGCAACTTATTATTATTAAAGTGTGTCATAAAATAAGGGTCTAAGTGAATTTCTTGCCCACCTTTAAGTTCAATATCTATACCTAATTCTTTAAATTTTTCATTTAATTGCTTAACCTTATACAAAATTTCATCTTTATCTGACTCGAAAACTTTCGTTTTAAAATGCGGAGTTGTTATGATTTTATCAATTCCAATCGAGGCAGCATAACGAGCCATTTCTATTGATTCTTCCATTGTTTTCGGACCATCATCAATGTCAAAAATAATATGATCATGTATATCAATCATATAGATTTCTCCTTTCTCAACATACTTCTTAACACAAATATCAGATGTTCATTTTTTAACATTAAATTACAAATTAAATATATTAAAATTCCCGTAATAATTTCGATCATTGTCGTTAACATAGGGGGATGTAAATAAGGTGCAATAAATACAATTACAATATACATCAAACAACTTGATATCAAACTTTTTACAATACTTGCTGAGTGATATATAATTCCTTCTTTTTTTATGTCGACAAAACGCCAAATTAAAATAATTGTTTCAGCAATAATACGCGCAACAGCGATACCATATATTCCTATGGGAAATATCAATGCAAATGACAAAATAGTATTTACGAGACCATCCA is a window from the Staphylococcus sp. IVB6181 genome containing:
- a CDS encoding tyrosine-protein phosphatase gives rise to the protein MIDIHDHIIFDIDDGPKTMEESIEMARYAASIGIDKIITTPHFKTKVFESDKDEILYKVKQLNEKFKELGIDIELKGGQEIHLDPYFMTHFNNNKLLTLGQSHRYILLELPFDSYPYYIDELIDFVIERGYSPIIAHPERNAVIREELHRLDELAAKGCLLQMNAASILGDYGESTKNTAQYMIAHKKFHIIGSDAHNNNKRIFCIDQCYNRIENHEFKTYVMNNSERIWQNREIDANRYFK